The DNA window ccagtgacactaccttgctgattacctaccacgagcacgtcgctcggcgtatctggggggagaggtatttattataatttgtccgactttattatttaaccatttttaatttagccgtttattcaacatttttttaacggtctaattaacatacttttttatttgtttttgttgtaacaggagagagagactttgaaaatggtgaaccactcccggaaggttttcagtctgtttaaaccgaatGCTGAGTGGTTTAATgacgcggtgagagcttcagggcttagtgggctgtgcatgacggggtataccaccatcagccatgGCATGCAGGGTGCCTTTGTGGAGAGGcggcacagggagacgtcttctttccacttaccggttggggagatgacgatcaccttgcacgatgtgcatggtcttctccacttgccgatcaGGGGgacgctgttggaccactcccggatccagaggatcgaagccagtgagtggatggcgctctatttgggtatggagccagaagttgctgactttgagtgccagacgacaaatgggcctcatatccggttcaccacactaaaagcttatttcgagcaccaccttgtGGCGGAGGCCGAATCCGAGGAGGCGGATGAGGTCCTATTTGTGCAGTATCActgtggctgcgctctccggtgctggtacatgtttttggtaggcgctgcactctttatggacaagagtgcaaggtacgtcgacgtgacctacctccgctatttcatggacttgactaccgttcaccagtggaactaggggtcagctgttctggcatacctataccagaagctgaatgaggcctccaactagaggaccaggcagttgacaggatcctgcacactacttacggaacgtttcattttaattgtttcacatttatttatgtttcgtatttatttttaatacattatcgtgtttgtgtttcagagctggatcatctcctacttcccctgcatccacggcttccgcgttgatcctgagtacgaggacgagatgcccagggccgcccgatacattctccagagggggaacaatgtagtgggtacctcgaccgcacgatgcatGATGACATCTGTTGGatgccattcagcgactacactgatgttgtcccctttgacagcatatcgttatattctggctggttggcatgcgggaccaacaccatggtgttgtatctccctgagcggtgcatgcgacaATTTGGATTTGTGCAgctgatacccaggtcaccttttgaggctgctcccgacacaatgacccgagtgcagctcactggcatatttgaggattgggagcgtcatgtgatcccagaggagtatcgtcgcattcgggtcacccaggactggaaCAGTGTagaggggtatgtcacatggttctatcgggtgtcacatcctctgatgagacccgacgctcccggcgctcctagaccagcacacgaggagatcctggagaaccggcaggccgaggatgaccacgccattgatctcctgccgatctgccagcggatagagatgcttggccGGGACGTGTTATatcgaggtatcattgatcagggcggtccagaggcagtcgccgtgatggagaggatcgtcactgatgtgggccgtgcggcggcatacaggcggcagaggaggtcccagggagagagggttaggcatacccagtaggggtccGGATTTATCTTTTTTTGTATTCGAATTAtatatttcgcacactatgactcggtctgtatatattatttgaattttatttattatattagtatattacgttgatatgtcgtttgttttgttcggcttttccgttttgtatatattatacgttttgtatatatttcgtacgggactattagaaaaagcataaaaaaaatagacttctgcataattcggaaatgcacttctgaattacactaaaatttgaaaaaaggtgttttcggaagtgcatctccgaaaacaccccccttttggtgttttcggagatgcatttccgaagtctgggaaaatctaaaaaaaaatacttcagaaatgcatttccgaagcaggggtaaactggggttttcgctgggggtgaccccatagggaggtggataaagaaatttcctcATTTAATGTGATATAGAAATACATGGTTCAATTCTAACCTACACCTTATTTCAAGAAAATAGTATTCGTCTTTAGAGTTTTTAAGAATAAATTTTAAAGGCtcccaaaaataaattttttattttttactaatgtattttttaatttctccAACCCTTAATAAGCACACAAATTTAAGGTATAAACAAATGTTTCTCAATCTCCTTAAATAATCCCAAAAGTTTGTCTGTATTATTTTTCATTTCTCTTTGATGAATTCAAAGATTTTTTCAAGACCcttacttttttaattttttccttgAAAAGACTCTAAATTATTTACTACCTTTTTTTATAAACTCTAAGATTATACACGGTAAAACACTGAAAAAATATATAGTTATAATTACTAAATTCCAACATACAGAGCGCAAAATACAACtcattaattattagaataaaatattataaatattttataatatattttatattaatttagactatttcaaaattaatatatatccaatattctaacattaaataACGGAACCATAAACCGAACTAGTTAAACCAAAAATCTATGAACTACCCAAATTAAAAAATTTTGCTGCTTTTCGGCTTTCTGATTTTGGCAATTTCGAAgtatgttttctttttctttattaacaaaaattttaaggcatacttcaatATAACATTATTGACAAAATAGGTACTCGAGTTTTCTAAAATTGGATCAAAAAATATCTAATAGAACATGGGCTTCAACTTCAAATATATTAATCAAATTCAATCTTAGACGGTTACGGGCTATTAGACTTAAACagaccatttatttattttttatataaaaaaataaaatattttttttttataatatttactatatgatgtatattattttaaatataatatattattatatattttattaaaattatttaaaataatacacAAATTTTCAAGTTAACACAAATTACTAGAatacgaaaaaaattaaaatgaaacattaaataattagatattaatttattttatattaatttatagtattgaaaataaaaaaaattatatataatataagagATAAAGTTGAATGAAATGTGACAATTTTTTAACTGAATACACAtaaacattaatatttaatataactcTTAGAGCTTTAGAATCGGGTTAAAAAGTTTTTACAAAATAAAGTCTATGTTTTATTAAGATTGTGAGACTGGATCATATGAATTAGCCCCAGTAAATATTACAAACTTTTGCAAATGATTTAATATGTTGGCTATTTTGGATTTGAGATTATGGGTTTGAAAAGAAAATTGAGATCctacagaaaaagaaaaaaaaacatagtaGAGACCAAGTGCACCCTAGTCATGTTACTTGGATAGAAACCAACATCCCATCTTTTGTGCATTTCCAACAAAGGAACATGGTCATGGAATATATAAGCTAAATACAATGTATAAGattgaatttaatattttaatatgtgTATATTTACGGTTAAAAGTCATATTAAAGGAGTTAGACTCTCACGGTATGATATATTaaagtttaaattttaattaaaagagaTGTTAAAGTTTACTTGGAGAGTATCTTAGCTAGAATTAGTATCTCTTGTTGTTagattttttacaaaattaaaattagtttttgttttaagtttaaaattttaagaaactgaaatcTGCAGATTCagttttgtattaaaaaatttcaaacaaaaacataACATAAATATTAGATAATGACAttttagtagtacctttcaaaaaCTTGATaagaatttcaaattaaaaataagatTAGAGTTTAAATTATCTACATGAAGCTTTAAATTAAAGCGGCTTTAACAACATAGGGAATCAAGATCACAAATTTGATTACAATGCTTGCATCACCTATATTATGTATATCTTAGTcaaattcaatatttttaataattatcatataCCACTTCAAATCGGTtttgtaaattaaaatatatttataaataaaaataatttttattttcaaatcaattttgtaAAATTAAGTTAAATTTAATTCAAATTCTAAAATGATAAGAACATATTTAAAATTAGTTGAATTAACTATTATGAGATTTATATTTATGCACCAAATTTAACACCTTCGGGTGTATAAGTATGTTAAAAATATCACATCTTAGAATGAACTATACTTGAATTTATCTTTTTGAATTGGAATAATTTTACAATTGAAAATAGCATCAATTATACATCTAAGCAATGCAAatgttatttataaataaattttaaaatgtatttgatttaaatttagaTCGATCacattttaaattttgttattatttttgtataaagAGAATACCAATAAGATTAGATTACACCACTACATATAAGGTGGGGTGGAAATGTCAAAACTGTAGAGTGGACATAACAGAAGTACTAAATTCCTTTACAAATAATATTTACTTCAGCTCTATTAAATGACTCAAACCTcataattttgaatttcaaatggcccatttttttatttaaaaaaagagcAAGTGTGTATGTAGTGTTTGGGCCTAATGCTTAACAAAAGAAAGAGAATATTTTCCGTCACCCCACATTTTAATCTGGCACCTCCACATGAACAATGTTTTTGAAAGTTTCTCAACCCACCCCATGGTTATCTTACACACCACACAAAATTCTAATTTTGCCCCCAACTTTCATAGATTTACATCCGGAAGCaccttatattttaaaaaaaaattgatttcttccgtagatgcatctacggaaaggtAATAAACTAGTGTATATGAAATAAAAATACACATTAAAATATCTTAACGGaagctttcgtagatgcatctacgaaacagcTTAGCGCCACattgtttcgtagatgcatctacggaagggtctgatatagtttgaaccagcatgatcactTCCCCCATTGTTTCATTTCTCCAAACTTTTCATACTCCACACCCTAaaaccctacatcatcaataCCTTATTTCACTCCAACACtcaaactttttggtgcaactaatcaaagggagcaagaagAGTCTGAATTACAGGTAAATAATCACTTTCAACCACTACATTCTTCATATTGTCAATGAATTTTTCTGCAAAAAAGTTACGTtgcttccgtagatccatctacggaacattttgaagatgaacacttttgtagatgcatctacggaatagtCCCAACAGTTTCTTTCCAGCATTTTGTAATTCTGTGTGATTTTTTCAAAATAGGTACggtgcaccccgataatattTAAAGAGAATTAGCTACTTTAGTTGATGTAGCTACGAGTATCGATGAGGTAGTCGCAAATGTGGTAGATGTCGGAGGTGACTTTTGTAGAAAGCGAGACTTTGATGATTGTGAAAGCATGCTAACATGGATTCGTAGGAACGCAGCTAATCTTGGTTTTGGTATGGTGATAGGAAGATCGGATAATGGTACGGCAAGAAGAAACCCGTTTGTAACAATAttgtgcgaaagaagcgggaaataccatcctcctctaaagaattttaaaagagacgacacggggactagaaaatgcgagtgtccatttaaaatccGTTGTTACATGTTGGCTAGCACGAAGTGCAGATGCTCTGTTGTTTGTGGTTTGCACAACCATGATTTATGCGCAAAATTACAAGGCCATCCGGTGGCATGTCGACTTAATCAATCCAGTTGAGATGGCATCTATTAAAGACATGTCCTTGAATTTTGTTCAACcaaaaaatatacttgccacataGAAAAGGAAGGAACTAGACAACATTTCAAATATAAGTCAAGTGTATAATCAACGGTACCGCAATAAAAAGGCGAGTAGGGGAGATAGGAGCGAGATGCAACATTTGTTGAAAATTttggatgataacaaatacaTGGTGCGGTACAAATATTGCGATGACGAGGTTACGGTTGGAGATATTTTTTTAGACTCATCCGAATTCCATAAAATTTTTCAACACTTTCTCGACAGCGCTCCttctcgattctacctacaagaccaacaagtatcgacTCCCATTATTCGAGATGGTCGGTGTTACATCCATCGAGAAGACATTTGCCGTTGGTTTTgattttttggagtgtgaaaaagagggTAATTTTAGGCGGGCCTTGGAGGTGTGTCGCTCACTTTTGAAAAAACAAGTCGACATGCCTAAGGCGATTGTTACGGACCACGACCCCGCTTTGATGAATACGGTTGCAAAAGTATTTCCTTTTTCCGATGCATTATTTTGTCGATATCACATAtcatgtaatgtgagaagtaagaTTAAACCCGCTGTGGGGACAAAACAAGTAGACACGAAGGTGGGAAAATGGTGAAGCCTGGAGTGATTGTTTaccaaataatggatgcatgggcTCGTATTGCAAGTTCGTTGACAAAAGAATTATATGCCGATGCCGAATTACAATTTcggaaaatatgtgaaaaatatcTCGATTTATTAAAATACATTGAAAGCACCATCCTTGACAAAGTGAAGGAGAAGTTTTTTTGTGCGTGGACTGATAAGGTATGACACCTTAGGAATACAACCATCAATAGAGTTGAGTCGGCACATGCTACTTTGAAAAATTGGTTGTGTGATAGCAAGGGTGATTTGTGTAAAGCATTGGACACCATAAATCACATGATTTCGAACCAACACAACGAAATACAAACGtcgttcggtcggagcattaCGGTTTTGGAGCATCGATTTAAGAAAAACATCCTTTACTCTCAATTGATCGAAAATGTGTCTCGGGCCGGATTGAATTATATCTTTCACGAGGCGAATCGAAGTGAAACCATTGGTGGTGATACCGCAAAGTGTGGTTGCACTATTACTATCACGTATGGTCTCCCGTGTGCTTGTGATATTTCTAAAAAAGTGAGATTAGGTGAGCCAATAACAATGAATGAAATCACTTCTCATTGGAagagacttagttttgatgatgatggttgtgtCGGAGAAGATTCGAATATCTCTATTATTTCCGAATTGGAGGCGATACAAGAGAGGTTTTCGAAGGCCGATGACAACATGAAATTATACATCAAAGAAAAATTACGGAGGATTGGATTTCCCGAAACAACCGACATGAAACTGCCGTCTCAACCCGTTAAGACAAAAGGTGCTCCGAAGAAAGTGAAGTCTACGCCAAATGACAACTCGACAACACGGTCTCCTTCATATTGTGAGCACGTCGACAAACTCTTTCCCAACTCACCTACTCCGAAATAGTTAAAATCTCAAAAGAGTTCAAACAAGGGAGCTCGCCTAAGCAAACCGCCTCCGACACCTATTCCACCGCAAGTATTAGCTCCGATTCTGACACATATTGTTCCAAAAGTTCTGATTCCAACACCTATTGCTCCATCAATTGAAGAGGTACAAATTGCTCCAAAACTACATTCATTGACGAGATGCCGATTTTTATGCATAAATACATCGATCGGATCGTCAATGTTGAGGGGACGATAATTGCGGATTTCGGGCTGTATCGACATTTCTTGGTAAGGGAGAAGATGCCCATAAGCTTGTATGTCATGATCTTATCGATGAGTTGGTGAACCATAAAGACTCGTACACGCGGGTATTTGGATACGAAACCAAATTTCAATCGGACAACGAAGCTCTTGTTCCTTGGGGGGTGCCTACGCACCGGTTTCGCATTGGATGAGATTTTCGGAAAtgggacatcttattgcatgcgCTTATGACATGGTATGCATTGACTTGACGCGTTATGGTTTTTCGGAAACCTTTTTTCCGATCCGTACCGCAACTCCTACAAATTCAATTGATCGTATTATATATGTTGGATGACTTGCCAAATCGCGTTATTTtgtacaagtttacttgaaaTCGAGATGCCCCATACCACCTACGTCACCAAAATGAAATCTTCATCATACCGAACTTGTCGAGACGTGGCCGAATGTATTTGTTGATAGGATGTATGaattcgaaagattgaagaatatcGATAAAATCTCGAATCcggaaaagtcaaaattggaatcaccaatagatttagccggcGACAATTCTTTTCATGTATTTATTtagtttcaaagtgtaatatatgcactctataacattgcaatatagtccttttttgtgtttgtgtgtttttTTCCTATGTGTGTTTATATCCTAAATTCTGCTGCTACTGCTTTCTGTTCTGCTAAAAAAATAGCAAGGAAACTttcgtagatccatctacggaagggTATTACAATGAAAATTATAGGTCtttaccgtagatgcatctacaaaaaGGTGTTACGTATGACCCTTCCGTGGATATATCTACGGAAGGTTTTATGACCGACATTGTGTGGTCCATATTCTCCAAAGGCTTCTATAAATTTGGGATTTCTAGGTTTGCATTACACACAAGcacaaaccctaaacacaaacacaaacacaaaaatgtatcacattaggccagatggatgtcaccgaaCATCAATGAAGCGTCCCGATCTTGAACCGGAATACCGCATAAAGGATGGGCATATCATTTTCTCTCCCATCAAACCACTCGTGCCGGTGaagttttggaatatccattccttcgaccaactcaagaggactatcatgtcgtttttagagggggagtacaaacTCGGGGAAGAAATTAAAAGGATCTATAGGCTTAGAACAAGTACCTCATTTGTGACCGAAAAAATGGAATGTTGGTGGGTTGAAGTGAAATTCGACATGGATTGCATTCAAATGATGTATGGAttagatgacattgttttaaccgttgtaatttcttagatctattagttttcttaattttctgttTGAAATTTCGTTGTAATATCgattaatcaatgaatcaatgcgaGAAGGTTATGGGGTTGGTTGAGAAATTTCAATGTTTTTACTGTTTTGCCTTTGTCTAATAGTaccatattttttgtatttatatgaaaaaatataagatattgcaaaaaaaaaatattggtttTTCTGAGATTATTTGAAGAAGTACCGGAAACTTCCAAAATTTACGATAAAAATACATTGTTTTTtggtaattaaatgaaaaatattgattttttcaaATATACAGTGCATGTTTACTTGATGTTTTAAAAAATTCGATAATCTATATTGTGTACTGAATATATTGAAAAATCCGATATATaccaaatttttcaaatatttgaaaaatcCAGTAGGTAGTGGTGagttttaaaaaattcttaagtttttgacatttttaacaaAATAGTTAGACAATTAACtcgataaaataaatacatataatGCAAGATGTACTATAATATCAATGCAAAACAAATTATGTTAACAACTTCTTCTTCTCAGTATGTTATACGTCATGCATATGTTATTTTCCATGCTCTTGCACCTTCACTACATTTCTATCTCCATCGATCAATGACGAGAGGAAATGAACAACCGGGTTTCAACTCCGTATGAACCCAATGACTGTTGTTAACAAAATTAAATGCAATAAGCTTATGTCTACTCGCAGCTATGGATGGAGATACCACTAATGGGAAGAAGTTGTTGTTAAGGTTCCTGGGCAACGAGACTAATATGACATTGTATCTAGAAGCAACATGATAACCCATATCAGAAATCATCATCCATTTGTTAAGGTCCTGCACAACCAAGCTAGCTACTCACAACAAACTCCTAACTTCAGAGATAGTTTCATAGAACACATTGGAAAACATTTGACGGTATTGATAAAATTCACAATCAAATTGAGTCCGAACCAAAGGCCATGAATCTTCACCTTATCCAAGTAAATAGCACAGAAACCATAATTTCCATCTTGACTCACATAAAAAATGCCATCAATGTACTGATGTAAAAAATTAAGAAACTGAGAAAAGTAAAGAAGTCTTGAACACTAGATAGCTTGTTGATTTTCACTTGTTTTGTACATGATCTCTTTGCAGTCTAACTTCAATGCGATCCCTCAGCATACTCCCAATGCGAAGGATCACGATGCACAACACTCTATTGACCATTTTTACTCTTCTTAATTCTCCTCTTTTGCTTGTACTTCACTGGTGGTGGACACATGAAAGATGTGGATGGATGTGTTAGTTCTCAAATTTTTTTCCATACCTTATGGCCTACAATATCCAATATACTAAAATACCTCTTCAACTCTTCACACTCTTCTTCTAAATCCAACAATGTCCCACTATCTTCTTGAGTGTCCTCATGGTTTTCAATGTATAATTTCTTCCAAAATACCTTAATCGATTCTAACGGAAAAAGCTCACCTTGTATTTGAAGACTTGCAAGTTGACAGTATCATAAGATAACCCATCTGTTTTCTAATGAAACAACCATATGCGTCTTTCACAAAACCAACAAATTTGACCCTTTCCAACATCTTGTATACAGTGTCTTGAAACAAAGTCTTGCAATCTATAGTAAAATGGAGTGTTATATTGATGTTTAATGTTGacaatatatttttaaacaataatcagaTTGAACCTAAATGCTACTTTAACATAGTGTTCACAATATCCTAACTTTTTCATAGTAGTCAAGATGTTTCTTAGTCTCCAATGATAAGACTCAACCCTAAAAAACATGAATAGAAAAAGATGTCATAATTTGATAATAagtaatgtaatctattcaaagTCACTCGATGTACCTGTTCGTTTTCGTGTTCTctaaatgaatgactctattagTCCATGGAGTACCAAATCTTTCTTTATAGGGTGTCAACCATGTTTCACGCACAAACTGAACAGATATAAAGGAATATCAGCACATACTGTCTCAAATTGCTTTTAATTTTCCACAAACTCGGACTCCCTATTTGAATACATGATCTTGTTCCATATATCCATAATATGCTCATGGTGAAATGCTCTTTTTTTGTTGGTGCCTACAAGGTGTTTGTTAAAATTGCTTAACTAGAATTATTGGTGTTGAGTAGGGGAGAAACCCAATTTTACATTGTCATATGGTTTCTACTCAGATAGGAGGTTTGCATTGTGCATTCCGTGAGTTCGCATGTTGTCCTATGGTCAAGGATGAGAGCAAGGGTATTTCTCATATGGAGCCTCATCCTAAGACGCTACACTTATGTAGTGATGAACGCAACAACATAATTTGAGAAGCTATTAAAAGGGATCCGAATTTGTTTATGGCATTCAAGGATACTTTAAGGGGAGTTCGGCAACATATATATGGATGGTGTATGAGCATTCATGTTATGAGTCGGGCATGTTGTCATCATGATGGTATGTGTCGCGGTGCAAAAAATACTCGAACGTACCGCACGCTCAAAAAACAACAGAGTTGCCACCGTTTTCCTCTAGGTATTTAAAaggtttattaaaataaaagagaggctaaaaataatttttttttattaaggtGCCTAACAAGATTTTAAAATCCTGCTCCTATGTATCTTCAGGTGCGATAGAAAACTTAAGGCTACGTAGTTCTAGATAGAAaatatttgtgtgtgtgtgtgagggagggagagggagagggagagggagagggagagggagagggagaggggagagagagagagagagagagagagagagagagagagagagagagagagagagagagagagagagagagagagagagagagagagagagagagagagtagcaTTAATGGACATTACTAGGAGAGAAGAAACTttaaatcaaaagtcaaaatcgTTTGATCAAAATCGAATGGTTTTGATTTAAAGTTTAGAATTATGTAAAAATCAAAACTGTTTTTTATAAACCATACGATTAAGATCCAACGGTTAATAATATTTTGACAGCATGAATTCGTTAAAATTCTGCAGGAGATTTCATTTCTAAAAAATAGGAGTAAAATTGTAAGTTGAAGGGCGCAGTTGCATCCCTTAGTTGCTGACTGATGGTTTTGAAATATAACTCACTCTTAATTGTGTTTATCATATCAACTTGttatacaataaaataatacACCATGTCTATAAATTGTTTCACTAATATATTACTAAACATGTGTGCCTTGCTTCTCAATTTAATAAGAAAGCATTTTATCTATAAATTGTTTCTCTAATAATTTACTATACCATGTGCCTTTCTTCTCGATTTTCTAAGGAAGCATTATTGCCAACTTGCAAGCATCCAAAAgttcttgaattttttttacaattattgTCAACGAAGATGTCTATAAATTGATTCATGCAAGAGTGAACTAATGCAACATAATACAAACCTCTAATAGCAAACAACAGTAAGGTGATTTTATTTCGATCAAACAATGACTTTTGTTAACCTCGCTTCTTTAGTTGTTTTGTTTGCCACATTCGGTAAGTATTTTAAACATTTTTCTTATATATACTTCCAATATATTTCCGTTTATGTATATATTGTTCAAAGTTTAGTTTGCTTTGCCATTTGCAGGCATGTTTCTGACAAAGAACGTAGGAGCATTATGTGATGGTACTTGTTCTTTAAGTGAGCCGACAGACTGTGCCTCTGGATCTCGTTCTTGTAAGTGTCTTCCTATTATGTCTCCATTTGAAGGTGTATGCATAGAGGGAATTAGAGTTGATGTGAAGACTATTGAGGAACACCCTAACTTATGCAAATCTCATGCTGATTGCATTAAGAAGGGGAGTGGAAACTTTTGCGCTCGTTATTCTAATCCTAATATTGAGTATGGATGGTGTTTTGCCTCTAAATATGAAGCAGAAGACGTTTTCTTAAAGATGTCCTCAACCTATAAATTCACAAAAGACTTCTTGAAGAATGTTGTCACTGCTTGATATTGAGATCCAAAACATTACCGTGCATGCAAGATatgatgaagttttttttttttgtttttttaaataaactgtCCTTGTTTGCAACTTATGAGTTGGACTCCTTAGATATCTATCCCAAATTTCAATAATATTTATGTATGGAGTTGCTTTTCGAAGTAATTTATCACTTTCAATTTTTATCactatacataaaaaaaaaagttagccACTAAACACTTTAACTAATAAATTACCGAACAGATTTTTTTATTGTGTAAACAAGTACACCCTTAAATCAAGGAATCAATTTATTGAAGTAATCTTATTCGAACGGTCATTTTTTCTTGAACAGCAAATAATATTATACATACAAGGGGTGAAAAAACaccaaaatacaaaataaataaaacaaagcacATCAATACAGCCAAAGATCTAAAAGAAACAAACCGAAGAAAAACGAACAACATAACCTATCTTACCAACAAAACCGTGAAAAAAAATTATCCGAACTAATAAAATCTATTTAGGTGAGATCATGTTAGATCTCAACCCACCGGATCCACCAtcaataaattaaataacaacaaaagagtaataaaaaacaaataccaCAACCtacttcaaaattaaaataaacattacaaaAAAATTGCAATTAGTCCGGTGAATTTCACCTGGCAAAAGCAAAAATTACCCTGCAACGCAGTAATTGCAGGGTTGATCAAATATCCCGCAAAAACGTTAGTCGCAACTTGTTTTAAGGAGAAAAGCACTTCGCAAATTAGTCAGGTGACTATCACTTCGCAACTTTACGAGGTGAA is part of the Vicia villosa cultivar HV-30 ecotype Madison, WI linkage group LG2, Vvil1.0, whole genome shotgun sequence genome and encodes:
- the LOC131650548 gene encoding uncharacterized protein LOC131650548, with translation MVKPGVIVYQIMDAWARIASSLTKELYADAELQFRKICEKYLDLLKYIESTILDKVKEKFFCAWTDKGDLCKALDTINHMISNQHNEIQTSFGRSITVLEHRFKKNILYSQLIENVSRAGLNYIFHEANRSETIGGDTAKCGCTITITYGLPCACDISKKVRLGEPITMNEITSHWKRLSFDDDGCVGEDSNISIISELEAIQERFSKADDNMKLYIKEKLRRIGFPETTDMKLPSQPVKTKGAPKKVKSTPNDNSTTRSPSYCEHVDKLFPNSPTPK
- the LOC131647324 gene encoding albumin-1 E-like, encoding MTFVNLASLVVLFATFGMFLTKNVGALCDGTCSLSEPTDCASGSRSCKCLPIMSPFEGVCIEGIRVDVKTIEEHPNLCKSHADCIKKGSGNFCARYSNPNIEYGWCFASKYEAEDVFLKMSSTYKFTKDFLKNVVTA